Genomic DNA from Geotrypetes seraphini chromosome 7, aGeoSer1.1, whole genome shotgun sequence:
GGTACTATGTTTATTTAATCTTCTATactgctgctaatgactgggtGAGTCAATTCAgagaggtttacatgagcttctgcactATGAAGACCAAAGATAAGCAATGCTGTATGCCATTCTCTATGCAAATTGATATTGACTAAACTTAGCATTTTATGTTATGATCGTAATAGGAAATCTTTCCCAGAGACCATGTATCTGTTTTTTCACTGAATAAATAGTATCTTATATAGCAGTTTTAATGCAAATGTTCTGCTTTTCTGATTTAGGTCTTATAATTGTGTGAATACATTTTTAGTGCAATAGGTGTCATTCTGGACGAGCAGGTTTTATCCCAGTGCTCACGAgtcttgcagaaggaatccactctgtatTTTTTCTAAATCACTCCTATTTCACAAAAAGCTTTGTTGCGCCCTACAGTTTTATCCTTTTGCATGCATGTCTGAAGGAATGTTTCTGATCTGTTGCTTTATTTTtggtctttttaaaatttctctcATATTTTCTTCATCTTTTGGTGCTAATAGCTCCCCTAGTTGAGAGTCCAGCTCAGCCTGtgtggaggagaagcagactaCGATCTGCAGCcgacaggccaatcccttgtgctacctgttagccagcctgcagatagttcaagttcaatttatttaatatattgcAAATATAAATCTGAGATTAAAGTCTCAGTGGTTTACAATAGAAAGGGGGCGGGGGGGTGAATACAAACAAATTTTATACCAACTGGATAGACATGTCATGAAACATTAGGAAAGGAAAGCAGGGTGAGTTACATTTGAGTAGTGGAATAGGGACGGGGTGAGAACATATAAGGAAAGGGTAAAAATATAACCATTTATGATTGCTGCCTGTTGAGTATAGGGAGAAAACTCCAAAAACTGCCACGAAAACTTAGAAAGAAACCAGCAACAAGGCAGAACTAGTCAAAAGGTTCGGAGAGTGGTAACTCAATGACAGAAATCCTCTGTGATCACAACACAAATATAGCatgaataataaaataataataaatgtgggTGTAATAGGGTACCCTCGGTGTGAAGGAACAGCGAAAGGAGAAATACTCCAGCGCTTCACATTATCAGACAGAGGCAACCATGCCCCCTGGTAACTACAGTGTATAGGAAAGCAACCAATCGGAATACTTACCTACACTATTCAAGTTGTCATCCTCCTAGTTTAAAACAATCTCTTCCAGTCATTCAATTTTTGAGGATATGCCGCTTATGCACCACCACTGCGGAATTTAAGGTTCAAGCTAAATTGCTGACTCAGCGGTTTAAAGCCCGGGATTGGACAATTAAATGTGCCTACCTTAAGGCACGATATGCTAATCCCAATCTCCTACTTGCTCCAGTGTTAAGGTCTTCTTCTGACCAGcaattttgtgtgatttcttTTTCTAATCAAACCCATCAGGTGGCTGATATCATCAGGAGACACTGGCATGTATTGGATTGTCATGTAGTTTTTAAGGACTTGTCCTGTATTGCTTTTTCTCGCCCCAGGAATTTGAGAAACTTACTAACATCTTCAATCTCTCGGGCTAATACTCTAGGTAGCCACAAGGCATGCGGCCATTGCAATATGTGTAGTAACACATTGTCCATCTCATGCTGACAGCACCCCCAGACTCACCGGAGTTACCAGCTAAGACATCATACAACGTCATTATGTGCCCATGTAGGTTGATCTATGTGGGCCGCACCAGCAGGAGAATTAGGACGAGAATGTCCGAACATAAGAGTAGATCCACACTGCCACCAGATCTGCTCCTCTTGTGCCCCATTGTCTGGAGAAGGGCCACGATTTTTATGACCTATCATGGTTTGTTCTTGAACAGTTACCGGGTGATTTTAGGGGCGACAAAATGATATATCAATCTTAGAGAACAGTTCTGGATCTTTCAACTGCAGGCAGTACATCCACACGGACTGAATGACAGCATTGAATGGCATACTATTGTATAGTAGTATTGCCGTTCCTCCTTCTTTTGCCATGATTGGTGGCTCAGTGCAAGACGTCACTTATGACGGCTTTTAAGCACGTTCTGCGCCCCACTGTCAGCGCCACCCTCCCTCCAGCCGGCTTGGACTTGCGCCAGTCATTCCTTTATtcatgggttcctgaggaagggacgttGTGTTCCCAaaaccaggcttggttggacCTGGTATCCAGTGGTACTCCATCATTCGGCCCCTGCTTCGTTTGGATGACTTGTAAAGACCTTTTAAGCTAAGTTCACTGCCCTGATTTTTTTGcttttgggagttggctgggggggttctcagagtggtcTCTTTGATTGATTTCACCTGTGTTTCACTTGTTATTTTGTGGTTTGATACACACTTTTTGATTTAAAGCACACATTGaggtacccgatgatggtgtgtaggtgggggCATGGTTGCCTCTGTTTGATAATGTGAAGCGCTGGAGTATTTCTCCTTTCGCTGTTCCTTCACACTGAGGGTACCCTATTACAcccacatttattattattttattattcacGCTATACTTGCGTTGTGATCACAGAGGATTTCTGTCATTGTGTTACCACTCTCCGAACCTTTTGACTAGTTCTGCCTTGTTGCCTGTTGAGTAAGCAGAATGTCAGAGAAAAGAAGTAGTATGCCTGAGGTTGTATCTTAAGTCTCAAGAGTGAGTTGTCTGTGCAGAGACAGTGAAGTAGAGAAATCTAAAGAGTTATGAGCAGAATGGCAGAGAAAAATAATATGCCTTTAATTGTGTACTGAATGTCAGAAATGAACTTTTAGTATGGAGATAGTAAGGTAAAGAACTCCAGAAGGTGGCAGCCATGACAGAAAATGAGGAGTTTGGGGCCATCCCCTGGTAGCATTGTTCACCCCCTGCAGGGGTTTAAATACAGGCTGCTGGGCATCCATATGGGGCTCAGTAGAGTCTCGCAGGTGCCAGCTGCATTTCACTTTCCCCCCATTTGCATCTGCGGGGTTGGAGGCTCACACCGGTCAGATTGGCAACCTGAAGATTTAGCCTGTTTGAGGCAatgatttcttctcccagatcctTTGGAGCTGAGGCAGGCAGGCTGTAGTAATTTGCCAGCACAGGccactgtgtgtgtggggggagggttcTACAAATGGTATTTTTGAAGACTTCTGCTTGTCCCCCTCCTCTAAAatcattgtttttctttttttctttactgtGTTTGAGGTGTTTCTTGGTGCCAAAACAGTCATCATGGCCATCTTGaattgcttaatttttttttttttcaaagttttccagaAGTTTCAAATCGCCTTATTTTGCCTCCAAACTGGCAGGAATCAAGTCATCAGGCTTTTTTGACCCAAATTCATGCATGGTTTGCATGGAATGGACACCTAGCAGGAGTTGATTACATAGTAGATGCTCTGTATgacatcagagtcatgagcaaagctTTTACTTATTTGATCTCAGCCTGCAGGATGCTTTGGATTAGGCAGTGGACTGGTGACTCCACCTCCAAAGCTACTCTCAGCACCTATGGGTTATGTGGcacttagcacatgctattctttagtaaaagggtcttcTAAAATGAGAGAGACCCTAAATTTGATAACACAGATTTAACTacaatcaaacctcggtttgcgagtgttttgcaagacgagcaaaacattctcgcaaatcttgtctcgcaaaccgagtgttgactcgatttgcgagcacccgcCCTTGAGAACTGGCACCGCTTCCCCTCCGCTCACACAGGCCCCCCACGTGAACTGGCACCCCCGCCTGGCACCgacacgcagcccacaggacgtgctggtgccgctTGAATAAGTTCTTGCCTCtgagctgggccttgagcatgcatctgcgcatgttcaaggccatctagttctccctcttgccgagattcttggagatctccgagaatcttggcgagagggagaactagaaggccttgagcatgtgcagatgctcaagatcCAGCAAGAGGCAGGAATTTCTTCAAgcagcaccggcacgtcctgtgggctgcgtgccggtgccagacgggggataagtttgaagttgttcgtgtgggggatgccggttcgcggggggggagcgatgccggtttttggggggtggagcagcgccgctggttttgggaacgtatcaagcgagtttcccttagttactatggggaaactcgctttgatatacgagtattttggtttacgagcatgcttctggaacgaattatgctcgtaaaccaaggttccactgtattaaaaaaaaaaaagaatccaccaataaaaaaattcaaTCCTTTACTGTCCATTCAGATCAAAGATCTAACTGATAAAATGTCCTAGCTTTTACTTCTGAGGCACAAGAGGACACAGCCATCTGGATTTAGTAGCTAATGGCAATTTTTGTACAGTAAAATTAGGGTGGTtatgatttaaatcactagtcattAAGAGGATTTAAATCATGATTTTCTTCTCATTATTCACTGCCCAAAAaaggaatacagtactcccctgaaattcacaggggttccgttccaggaaacctgtgaattttgaaaaaccgcaaatgcggttttgcacctaaaggcaggagagggcagctgtggTGCCAGAGGCTGCAGAAAATcattcgtggtatgctccgaccacctcttcctgttactaaagtcaagctacaccaatcgggagctgctttgacacgcaactcctgattggtgtagcctgacttaagtataggaagaggcggtcggagcataccatgaattagtgagtccgcgattcgtgaaccgcgaattcacgggggaacaatGTATTTGCTTGCTTCGCCTTATTTCTTATTTCTTCATAACAACTGTATCAAAATGATGGTAACGAAGTAATAATAACAAATATGACAAGTTCTCAAGgcagttgttaaaaaatgatgaaatcaaaacatttaccaaCCTGACGATTTACCTGTTGAAATGTTCCTTTTGTCTTCTTCTTAAAAGCACTTCTCATGTTTCATTCAGGCCACCAAgccttgcatttctttgttgcACTGTTTGCATTTTGCACACGTCTGCCTTACCCACAGGTagaggaacttcattaaaatGGGTCTTTCTTACAGCCTGTTGTCATTTTTAGGTTTTCTTCTTCATGGAGAGAACATGATAAACCAAAGGCTATACCCACAAAGATCCCaaggtttcactttcattttaCTGCTTGCCCCCTCCTTCACACTTAGCCACTTGTGCAGATATAAACTTAGCACTTATGAGGTAAGGGGTTGATTTctgtgtacaggcagtccccggattaagaacgagttacgtttttaaaggtGTTCTTaatttggatttgtatgtaactcagaagcTTGGTTTTGTATTTCTCAAAActgaatttgtgtctgcagagataacatACTTCTTCATagcaaaaaatgttataaaatatagtTGAAAAAGAGACCTTAGCCCATTGTTACTTTGCAGATTGATGTACAGGTAGTCCCCGATTCATCCTCAAGATgcctgacttaagtatgactcgtacttaagaacgtggttgcagcttcatttgatttcactgaacagtatttccaatggcagaggctcctacacttctcctgcagcagattcaggaatgatgcatggccacattaagaacagtgtgtggtgtgcatgttgtaccttagagggaacactagtTGGCCCTTTTATCAGCAATTTTTCCATCTAGAAGATATCACAGATCTTGTAgatattaagggcttcttttattaagctgcaatagcatttatagcgcacgcaggattttagcatgctctactcggctagaactaacgccagttcaatgctgccattaaggtctagcacgcacggcaattcaacacgcactaaaaccactatcgcagcttagtaaaaggagcccttaatatctaCAAGATCTGTGATATCTTCTAGATAAAAAAATTGCTCAtaacattatgaatggattaatagaattcattttctcaaaaatttaaacattgcctGAATATACTGCCTCATGGTACATAATTTAAAAACTAAACCTTATTTCATGATTAACTTTTGGACTATAGcttaaatagatttttttttcccctcaaaaaagccaaaaaatctaatttaaataaatatgatttaaatgttttaaaaatctgaaattttttttttttttttttaaattttgtttttatctACCATGGTTTTTaggaagctaagggggggggaggaagaatgctGGATGCAGTGTCTTTGTTACTTAAAAGTTGGTAAACTGATATCCAGTTTACTCGGTGCAACCTGATACAAAAAATGTAATTCTTTTAATTTACTCTTATTGCTGTAACAATTCTTAGCTCTAAAAATGAATACTACATATACATGTGTTTCAGGTCTCTGCTTTTTGAATTCTGTTTTAGCAAACTTTTcttaagatttatttatttttcctctttccATAGGTTTGTGGTGGGTAGAGGGCTCAAACGCAAGCTGAGTGAGTGTGAGGAGAGCATGGCAGATCTTTTTAGTGCCTTTGATACCAGTCGAAATCTGCCATACGTACTCCAGAGGCAATTTGTGTTGAATATGTGCCTCGGTAAGTTACAGAGCTATAAATTGCTGGTGGAACCTAATCTTCATCACTCTGTTCTCATAGCCAATACAGTTAGACAAATTCAAGAGGAAATGAGGCAAGAGACCAGCCAGCAACCAATAAATGTGTGCAATACCAATATCATTACCTCCAATGTCCACAATTACACAGGAATTGATTTAACTGGAATTTCTTTACATTTGTCTTCAGGGTTAAATAACCCAGAGTCCCATGCTTGTGGCTCCTGTTCTGTAGAAACGCCAATAGAAAACAGTCTAATGATGGTTTCAGATGATGatatgtcatctgccatttcatCTATCCTTAAAGATTTGGACTTCATGGAGGATATCAGCCCATCTCCTTGTTTATCCTTTGTTGGGGATGATCAACCAAAGGCTCTGGAAAGCACAGGGTtaaaactagaaaatgacaaaCTTGAACCAAAAGCGGAATGTGTGTTTGGTTCCTTTGAAATTACAAACTCAACCAGTTACTTGAAAGACTTGGCTATTGATGACATATTTGAAGATATTGATACATCCATGTATGATTCAGACTTATATTTACCACCTGTTCTGCCACCCAGGCCTCCATTGGCCAGTTCAGAAGAGATACTGAAGGCCTTCCCATCATGCAATTCTTCATCAGCAAACAGTATTTGTAGAACAGATTTGAGCGATTTGGACCATATCATGGAAATTCTTGTTGGGTCCTGATACTTACTGTTCTTTTTCCACTACAAATGTAATTGACTGAGACTGCATTGGTAACTTGTTTTTAGACTACGTATGAGCTGCTATTAGTTACCTGGTCAAGTTTAACCACTTGAGTATATCTTCAAGCTAACAACTCTTCAAGTGTACCTGTTTTTACATGAATGTTTTCAGAGATACAAAAGTACATTTTGTACAGTACATGAATTAACCAGGCCTGTCtaaatatatttaatatttattatgATTACACAGACTTCCTTTTCAAACTGTAAAGGATATTTGACTGTATATGTGTAGCGATATCAATGTGCATGTATATCAGTAAACTTTATGCAGTTCTAAGTGCTATAGAAGAATTAGCACGTCTTaccttttcataaattttatatatacataaCTTTTTTCAAATATTAAATTTGAACTAATACAGGGGAGCTTTTGAGCTGTATCAGCTGAATATTTTTGGCTCAGCAACCCCAAGCACATATACAGCATTATATTTGTTGACAATTCTTTTACATTTTCTACAGTATTCAAACTTTTTATAGATCTTAGTGTTTCAGTATTTTATGTTTGATGCTTTATTTTTTTCACAGCTTGGTCATTGCTGGGCATTTTGGTTGGGTTCTAGGTTTCTGTTCATTTTAGCTATTTGTCTTTTCACTAGAATTCCAGTTTAACAAttcatattttactttattttttttactttgctgGTAGATAGCTGATTTGTTAAAATTTCTACATATCATGATTTTGGAAATTTGTTTTGTACCATTATCTCGTTATGCCACTTCAATTGCTGCCTTGAAGGAGGTTACACTGTTGATTATATGATGTCAAATGTAAACAATTtagcttctcttttttttttctctctctcatgctCTTCAGCAATGGTGATGTGTTGTGCAAATTTACCCTTATTTTTCTAAATGTAACTTCAAAATTGTCTGATATTCTATTCTACATTGGTGCAGACCAAAACCTACTGTCTTGCTTCATGTTAGGTGTGGTTGACACTACCTCGTTGAGCTGAAATGCTTTAATTTCCAGTGCAGTATATGTTCTTTCCgttacgtcccttctggattccatacgctaagtcaggggtgtcgaactcaatcagagaaggggccaaaatctaaaatgcagcctaaatcgcgggccgaatggtttactgaacagtcataaactgacaatgttaaccagaaatgtgaatttaaaatgagtggaacaatcttttccttaacagtgctgttaaccaactcacatgctatcaagcaaaacagtaatattggtatcaagcaaaacagtaatattggaatgtacctaaaatgctcattgttttgttttctggctagatgtctgacaccgttttccccgtatcaatgagtcaatgttcggttttatttcttgggctgtagcaacccgcaaaacagcatggaggttgtcatcggtaatgcgtgatctgtgcttgtttttgttcagattcattattgaaaacatctgttcacaaagataggtgctcccgaacatggatagaatacgggcagcatgaagtcggagctttggcattgagtcagggggcagtagagggtagaagtcctcaatttcaacatcctgaaaccttgatttcaggccactgtcagactgaagctcgattatctccatctgaaggtgatggggcacattgttgacatcaactgtaaaaggattggcaaagatgtcaaagcctgagtgctgtgttctaaagtcagagaagcgccgctcaaattcacttagtaaacggctaactttggtagccagccgactgcaaggaaaagtaccagaaatagtggttgagatactcaaacaaacgggaaagtgggcaagattgtcctgttccagttgggacttccatagttgaagtttacgctggaatgctgtgatcatgtcagacatcttcgtgatgacttgtttgcgtctctgcagcttcagattcagttgggcgagatgctcgcatatgtcacacatcatagcaaaatcacatagccaggcgggatccgacagttcaggcaagggctttcctttactttccatgaaaagagcaatttgttctctgagctcaaaaaatcttttgaggactgcgctcttgctcagccatcttacttctgtgtggtatggcacgtctccatgctctgcacccacctcctgtaaaaactgctggaactggcgatgattcaggccacgtgcccttataaagttaatagttttaatgactgtggtcattatgtcattcatgtccagaacttttccacacatagcctcttggtgggtaatgcaatgataagtaatcaagggtgtgtggcagtgacttttttgcattctttccttcattagtccaaccaagcctttcttttctccgcacattgaaggtgcgccatcggtagttagccccaccaacttttcccagggtaatttaaaattatttatagatttctccacagcctcaaatatatctctaccagtcgtcgtcccatgcatggcagctacatccaaaagttcctcagtgacagagaggtcggtcttcgtagcacgtataaagatggacagctgcgctgtatcagtgttgtctgtgctttcatcgatagcaagtgaaaaagcgagataactgcatgcctgttcggccagctgtgatgatagatttcctgagagttcttgaactctgtctgcaatggtgtttcttgacaaactgacagtttgaaaactctgtat
This window encodes:
- the LOC117363825 gene encoding SERTA domain-containing protein 2-like; translation: MKISGGSVPVRLSVEKETVKACPRARFVVGRGLKRKLSECEESMADLFSAFDTSRNLPYVLQRQFVLNMCLGKLQSYKLLVEPNLHHSVLIANTVRQIQEEMRQETSQQPINVCNTNIITSNVHNYTGIDLTGISLHLSSGLNNPESHACGSCSVETPIENSLMMVSDDDMSSAISSILKDLDFMEDISPSPCLSFVGDDQPKALESTGLKLENDKLEPKAECVFGSFEITNSTSYLKDLAIDDIFEDIDTSMYDSDLYLPPVLPPRPPLASSEEILKAFPSCNSSSANSICRTDLSDLDHIMEILVGS